One window from the genome of Acinetobacter sp. ANC 7912 encodes:
- a CDS encoding holin, with product MEDHEKNLLLLIVIGASIGFAKLLVSDEELTWRLMIGRTILGAATSTIAGAIILQIPDINPLALIAIASALGILGSTFIENWLKSQSMKWGGK from the coding sequence ATGGAAGACCATGAAAAGAATCTGCTTTTACTGATTGTAATAGGGGCGAGTATTGGCTTTGCCAAACTACTTGTTTCAGATGAAGAACTGACATGGCGCTTGATGATTGGTCGCACCATTCTTGGGGCTGCAACGTCAACTATAGCGGGCGCAATTATTCTGCAAATCCCAGATATTAATCCACTAGCCTTGATTGCGATTGCATCAGCTCTGGGGATTTTGGGAAGTACATTTATTGAAAACTGGCTTAAATCACAATCTATGAAATGGGGTGGTAAATGA
- a CDS encoding N-acetylmuramoyl-L-alanine amidase, with amino-acid sequence MKLIEDWKQAWKLKSVQVGAISAFFYGLILFSEQFLNVWNIIPQELKNKIPENAAEWIGMLVGVAMVLARLKKQPELHEVNQFVTVTAGHSNTDPGAVNGKIKEADLVVNFRNAVTHYLREAGLQVKTDGTGTKNDPLSAAVKLIQGSSVAVEFHMNAAASKQANGIETIALPKDKKLAQDLSKAVADALGSRLRGDNGWIDQSKSARGSLGYINAGGLIVELGFISNEDELAAYQARYWIAAKAVAKVLIEYEASK; translated from the coding sequence ATGAAACTTATTGAAGACTGGAAACAGGCTTGGAAACTCAAGTCAGTACAAGTGGGCGCAATTAGCGCTTTTTTTTATGGCCTGATTTTATTCTCAGAGCAGTTTTTAAATGTCTGGAATATTATTCCCCAGGAGCTGAAAAACAAGATTCCTGAGAATGCAGCCGAGTGGATCGGCATGCTTGTCGGTGTGGCTATGGTACTTGCTCGACTCAAAAAGCAACCTGAATTGCATGAAGTAAATCAATTTGTCACAGTCACAGCGGGGCATTCAAATACTGATCCTGGTGCGGTAAATGGCAAAATCAAAGAAGCAGATCTGGTCGTCAATTTCCGCAATGCAGTGACTCATTATTTGCGTGAAGCAGGGCTGCAAGTCAAAACTGATGGCACTGGCACCAAGAACGATCCATTATCTGCTGCGGTAAAATTAATTCAAGGCTCAAGTGTTGCGGTTGAATTCCACATGAATGCAGCAGCATCAAAACAGGCGAATGGTATTGAAACGATTGCGCTGCCGAAAGATAAGAAACTTGCACAGGACTTATCTAAAGCTGTAGCTGATGCTCTTGGCAGTCGGTTACGTGGTGATAACGGTTGGATTGATCAGAGCAAATCAGCGCGTGGCAGTCTAGGCTATATCAATGCCGGTGGCCTAATTGTAGAGCTTGGCTTTATTTCGAATGAAGATGAGCTTGCAGCATACCAGGCACGTTATTGGATCGCAGCTAAAGCTGTGGCTAAAGTTCTGATTGAATATGAGGCCAGCAAATGA
- a CDS encoding DUF6527 family protein, whose amino-acid sequence MSEFKRVSNVLLQSNGIYFIECPGCKTLHPIHVGEQHRIRWDFNGNVNAPTFTPSLMVNQGHPSQCHSFITNGKIQFLSDCHHGLAGHTVDLLPVEEF is encoded by the coding sequence ATGAGCGAGTTTAAGAGAGTAAGTAATGTATTGCTGCAATCCAATGGTATTTACTTCATTGAATGTCCAGGATGCAAGACACTTCACCCCATACATGTTGGTGAGCAGCATCGTATCCGATGGGATTTTAATGGGAATGTGAATGCACCAACATTCACACCATCATTAATGGTGAACCAAGGCCATCCAAGCCAATGCCATTCATTTATCACAAATGGAAAGATTCAATTCTTATCGGATTGTCACCATGGTTTGGCAGGTCACACTGTTGACTTGTTACCAGTGGAAGAATTCTAA